The sequence CAGGGGGTTAATATTTAACCTCTTTTTAAGGACATTGGGGTCTATTTTTGGAAATGTTCTTTAGATGGTGGCACATTCCTCTGGACATGTTAACTTAGGCAGTGGGAGGCAAATGGGATGGGATGTAAATTGGAGGAAGGGCTGAATCCTCAGCCTTGACTTTGTCTAGAGCCTTTTGGGGCCCTTCTCTTGTTCCTCAGATACCCTCTTTTCCCATCCCCAAATCCATGGCTCTGTTTCTTCCCTACATCCATTTTCTCTTCATGTCCATTCCGTTCCCTTTGGCCACAcagacagatggagaaactgagacaggCTGTTTCAGCGATGGACAGAGAACTTTATTTTGGGTTGTGGATTTTTTGTACATaaacaagaaaaaccaaaatactCCAAAGATGACTTCCCTTGCCTCCTGCTTCCAGTATGATGAGGAGGAGATAAGGCCTTAGCCATGATCCCCAGGGGTTTGGGAGCAGGGCCCGGCCTATTGCCTGGgtctctatttatatatttaagttcACGATGTTTCTTATGCCAACAGGCCAGGATCTAAGCTTCTAGAGGCCCATGGCCCCGTGGTTTAGGCCTGGCTCATTCTGCACCTTTCTGGGGAGATGGGCAAACCCTTGTGCCCTCCTTCCCAATCTCCTTTTTCAGGCTTCTCCAGGGCCTAGGATCTATgttgtaattttactttttattcccaAAGTTGTAGCAAAGTTCTCACCCATAATAAAGATTGTGAATGTTCTGTGTCATGGaggtggactagggaagggattATGTACTTCATTTCCCAGACCCCTGGTTTGGGGAAAGAGGGTCCATGTTCTGTTCTTCCTTTGCTGGTCTGGGTCCACGTAAGCTCCACTTTCACGTGACGAGGGTGTTACACTGAGGATTTCCAAGAGcagttgttattttttccttcctctcccccatgCCCATAAAAACAGTAGACCATTCCAGCCCAATGCTGTGGAGCTCTCAAGTCATTCCTCACCTTTACCTGCCTAGATGTTGCAGCCAGAGCCCGAGGGCAAACTTGGTTCCAGTGCTGACCCTCTCTTTGTCCTCTGCTATGGCTGGGGTCGTCTGCAGCAGTGTGGACATGGGCAGGACCAAAGGTCGGGCTCCTCCATCCTCCTCTAGTTCCACTGCGCTGCATAATGACACCTCTGGTCTGGGCTGTGCCTTGTAGTTCACTAAGAACTTCCATATGTTAGGTCGTCTAATCTTCCCAACTACCACAGGATGTGGGTGGATGGGTGTTAACCTCattttatagaaaggaaaaaggtTCATGGAAGGTTAAATGACTTTTCCCTGTGGGAGAGCTGAGACTCAAACCTAGATCTTCAGTGCTAGCCAGTTAGAGCAGGAACCCTTGGAGTTTGATGCTTGGTGTCCTGGATCTCGTGCACTTACCAGCTGACCAACTCCCTAAATTTTCCCCACAACACAAAATTTCATCCTGAGGAGGGGACAGAAACTGAACTTATCAGTGTGTATATCTTGGTGTGCTGGAGGCTCAGGGAGAAGCTTTTACTTACAGGACAGAGGGCGGTAGGTCCTGTGGGGGCAGTCCGGGTATCTCTGTCCCATCCTCTGTGGCAGCCACTGCAGCTGCTACATCTGGTCCCAGCCACATAAAGGCACTCACCTCACTTGGGTTTGGTTGGATCCGGGCCTGAGGTCAGACAGGTTGATCCTCAGTCATGGCATTTCCCTGGGAgggctgttctttttttttgtttgttttacttttttttttttttttttttgagacagagtcttgctctgttgcccaggctagagtgagtgctgtggtgtcagcctagctcacagcaacctcaaactcctgtgcttaagcaatcctgctgcctcagcctcccgagtagctgggactacaggcatgtgccaccatgcctggctaattttttctatatatatttttagttggccagatcatttctttctatttttagtagagacgggctctcgcttattgctcaggctggtctcgaactcctgagctcaaatgatccacccgcctcggcctcccagagtgctaggattacaggcgtgagccactgcgcccaggtAGAGGCCTGTTCTTGATCACAGCCTATCCGCAGGTGGAATGGAGTGGGGTAGGGGGAAAGGCTACTGGGTGTTCTTGGTTACCTCTGACACCTGCCCCCTTCCTTAATCACAATCAGAACCATGTTGCTCGGGCTCCCCTGGGCCCCATTTCCTCCCTTCACTGCTAGCCCTacctgcagctgctgctgtgACTCCTGGGAGATCACAAGTAGGTAGAGAACAACGTGATGGTATTTGGGGAAACCCCAGCTCAGTCTAGGAGGGTAGGCAGACtaagagaagaaaacagcaaaagtGAGAACTTGCTGTCTCTCTTTGAGACTTTGTAAACATAGCTTTAGGGTGAAACAAAATGCTGGCCAAAAGCTGAGGACGTGGATGGTAGAGATGGTGCAGCAGGGACATGGGGGAGGGCTGTGGATCTGGGGACTCCAAACCACCTATACGCCACTGTTTTCCCCAGGGCCAAGGAAGGTAGGGGCTGATCTACAGACTTTGGAGGGTAGTTGAGGTCTCTTGGTTAAATAGGAAGGGCCTTCTCCCAGGTCTCTGTCTCACCTCCCATAACCCCAGAGGGACCCAAGAGAACTGGCCCTGGGGTAGCTGTAGTCCAGTCTCCTCCCAAAGCTCTCGAAGCCCTC is a genomic window of Eulemur rufifrons isolate Redbay chromosome 8, OSU_ERuf_1, whole genome shotgun sequence containing:
- the NUDT17 gene encoding nucleoside diphosphate-linked moiety X motif 17 isoform X1 gives rise to the protein MAATRVLLLLSGRPESVGFVQSVCGLLGAGSGLGPWPTYCSLKRGQLVLSDRPFPSASARLPLQRPAFCPFAAFNQQPEAPGAPLPADRGVDLGVAIILQSSDRTVLLTRRTRTLSVYPNLWVPPGGHVELHEELLDGGLRELWEETGLQLPQGQFSWVPLGLWESAYPPRLSWGFPKYHHVVLYLLVISQESQQQLQARIQPNPSEVSAFMWLGPDVAAAVAATEDGTEIPGLPPQDLPPSVLAVELEEDGGARPLVLPMSTLLQTTPAIAEDKERVSTGTKFALGLWLQHLGSVTPSSRESGAYVDPDQQRKNRTWTLFPQTRGLGNEVHNPFPSPPP
- the NUDT17 gene encoding nucleoside diphosphate-linked moiety X motif 17 isoform X3 — its product is MAATRVLLLLSGRPESVGFVQSVCGLLGAGSGLGPWPTYCSLKRGQLVLSDRPFPSASARLPLQRPAFCPFAAFNQQPEAPGAPLPADRGVDLGVAIILQSSDRTVLLTRRTRTLSVYPNLWVPPGGHVELHEELLDGGLRELWEETGLQLPQGQFSWVPLGLWEARIQPNPSEVSAFMWLGPDVAAAVAATEDGTEIPGLPPQDLPPSVLAVELEEDGGARPLVLPMSTLLQTTPAIAEDKERVSTGTKFALGLWLQHLGSVTPSSRESGAYVDPDQQRKNRTWTLFPQTRGLGNEVHNPFPSPPP
- the NUDT17 gene encoding nucleoside diphosphate-linked moiety X motif 17 isoform X5, whose amino-acid sequence is MAATRVLLLLSGRPESVGFVQSVCGLLGAGSGLGPWPTYCSLKRGQLVLSDRPFPSASARLPLQRPAFCPFAAFNQQPEAPGAPLPADRGVDLGVAIILQSSDRTVLLTRRTRTLSVYPNLWVPPGGHVELHEELLDGGLRELWEETGLQLPQGQFSWVPLGLWESAYPPRLSWGFPKYHHVVLYLLVISQESQQQLQARIQPNPSEVSAFMWLGPDVAAAVAATEDGTEIPGLPPQDLPPSVLGTRGGWRSPTFGPAHVHTAADDPSHSRGQREGQHWNQVCPRALAATSRQCNTLVT
- the NUDT17 gene encoding nucleoside diphosphate-linked moiety X motif 17 isoform X4 codes for the protein MAATRVLLLLSGRPESVGFVQSVCGLLGAGSGLGPWPTYCSLKRGQLVLSDRPFPSASARLPLQRPAFCPFAAFNQQPEAPGAPLPADRGVDLGVAIILQSSDRTVLLTRRTRTLSVYPNLWVPPGGHVELHEELLDGGLRELWEETGLQLPQGQFSWVPLGLWESAYPPRLSWGFPKYHHVVLYLLVISQESQQQLQARIQPNPSEVSAFMWLGPDVAAAVAATEDGTEIPGLPPQDLPPSVLGTRGGWRSPTFGPAHVHTAADDPSHSRGQREGQHWNQVCPRALAATSRQVKCNTLVT
- the NUDT17 gene encoding nucleoside diphosphate-linked moiety X motif 17 isoform X7 yields the protein MAATRVLLLLSGRPESVGFVQSVCGLLGAGSGLGPWPTYCSLKRGQLVLSDRPFPSASARLPLQRPAFCPFAAFNQQPEAPGAPLPADRGVDLGVAIILQSSDRTVLLTRRTRTLSVYPNLWVPPGGHVELHEELLDGGLRELWEETGLQLPQGQFSWVPLGLWESAYPPRLSWGFPKYHHVVLYLLVISQESQQQLQRSGTRGGWRSPTFGPAHVHTAADDPSHSRGQREGQHWNQVCPRALAATSRQVKVRNDLRAPQHWAGMVYCFYGHGGEEGKNNNCSWKSSV
- the NUDT17 gene encoding nucleoside diphosphate-linked moiety X motif 17 isoform X2; the protein is MAATRVLLLLSGRPESVGFVQSVCGLLGAGSGLGPWPTYCSLKRGQLVLSDRPFPSASARLPLQRPAFCPFAAFNQQPEAPGAPLPADRGVDLGVAIILQSSDRTVLLTRRTRTLSVYPNLWVPPGGHVELHEELLDGGLRELWEETGLQLPQGQFSWVPLGLWESAYPPRLSWGFPKYHHVVLYLLVISQESQQQLQARIQPNPSEVSAFMWLGPDVAAAVAATEDGTEIPGLPPQDLPPSVLGTRGGWRSPTFGPAHVHTAADDPSHSRGQREGQHWNQVCPRALAATSRQVKVRNDLRAPQHWAGMVYCFYGHGGEEGKNNNCSWKSSV
- the NUDT17 gene encoding nucleoside diphosphate-linked moiety X motif 17 isoform X6, which codes for MAATRVLLLLSGRPESVGFVQSVCGLLGAGSGLGPWPTYCSLKRGQLVLSDRPFPSASARLPLQRPAFCPFAAFNQQPEAPGAPLPADRGVDLGVAIILQSSDRTVLLTRRTRTLSVYPNLWVPPGGHVELHEELLDGGLRELWEETGLQLPQGQFSWVPLGLWESAYPPRLSWGFPKYHHVVLYLLVISQESQQQLQARIQPNPSEVSAFMWLGPDVAAAVAATEDGTEIPGLPPQDLPPSVLAVELEEDGGARPLVLPMSTLLQTTPAIAEDKERVSTGTKFALGLWLQHLGR